The DNA region aaacaacaacatcaatcatcattcccAATCAACATTAGATATAAAACTTCCCCGACGCAACCAACATAGTCCAAAACCACCATGATCCAGAATCTCTGACTTTATATAAGTAAATAACATAATACCAAAGGCATAGAGCAACTAATTCTCTAGTTGAAGACATTGAGTTCTTTACTACCATTGAATTACAAGTTTCCAACAACAAGAAATGGAGACAAGGAATTAAAGCAACCAAATTTGTTCAACCATATTGCTAACATGTGACATACAAAAGTTGATTGTACCAATAATATAGAATTTGTAGTACAGAACACTAACACGGGCATTAGAAGCAACACGAAGTCACCTCCTTTggaaaaaattcaataatttaataCCTAATGAATCAAACTTACCAACAATTACAGTAACAAACTAGTGTCAACCTAGGTTGGAGTGGGAGCAACCAACTCACAAGACACAAGTTAAATTGCTCCtatctgaagaaaaaaaaacataaatataaaagtgaTGCATCACATTCTTTAacactattaatatatataaagtggAAAAGAATTTGTTAAATGTGGGGTTTGTTGACAAGAAAAATGGGGAACAATTCAATCCCAAGGAGGCCTCCAACCAATCAGCTagatgtaagaaaaaaaatccttttatgcATTAAATTTGTAGATTTGAGTTCTCTCTAACCTTAATATTTTCTCTTCTCTATCAGAAATCCAAGAATTCAGATGACGCTACAGTCCAAGTGAAGCTAGAAGCCACCAAGAGATTTAGAGCCAATGTATTAGTCAGGGCAACACTTTCCACTGTAATAACTTATAGTTATACACAATTAAACTTCTCTAACTAATAATTAACTTAAGTTATGTagtttatcatcaaaacattctaATCATACAGAAACCAAAGCCTTATTCCAACTCAGTAGGATTGGTCACATGTCTTTCATGATAACCATGTCATACTATAAcctttcaagtttttgcattTCACTATAGAAATTTTCCAACCATCAACATTCATACTTTTTGTTTATGTTCCACAAAATTAGTGAAtgctctctctctttatttttcaattattatctCCTAAAATATAACTAACTATAAGTTAAGGAGCAGAGCATGTTGTTTGCAAGTAAGTGTGGGAACAAACTCGATGATTAAGGAGGTTTTAGCAGTGGTGACACAAGCAGGGATACTAAAACCTCTTAAAGTGGAACCTGCGAcaatttctttgattggaattgTTTGTCATCTACAACATGCATATTTAGATGAagcaagagaaaggaaaaacaagagcaaaagGAAAGAGATGTAGATAGATGGATATAGACAACATTTTCAATATATTGAAACCTTTGATCAACTTTGGTGTCACGTAAATGGCGCAAGGAATAAcctgagaaataaaaaagagtgaGTGAAAGGTTGTTAATGTTATGCAAacagagagaagaaaaacataaacACACATAACTAAAGCAGTGATTTAAACTCTGATAAACTTTGAGCAAAAGAACCCTAAATAGAAGAAGCCTAAACATGTCATTGCACAAACATTGCTACTACAACAACCTgctaaatttaattatcaaaactCAGCCATGCGAGGTCTAGCCAAGAACGTTGCGTCCACCATAGTCAAGGCAATGCCATGCCCTTTGCCATGGCACTTGGCAAAAACTTAGTCATGCGAGGTGGGCCAAACTCAACCATGGTATTCAACACAAAAAGATGCAAAAAGAGACAGAATCGCGAAAAATAAGTAGAAAAGTACCTACTCACAGTGGCAACGGCACAATGGCGAGGGCACGGTGGTGATAAGGTTGTAGAGACAGGCAGAGCCAGGAAGACAAAGCTAAGACGGAGAAGAGGTAGAGCCGCGAACACAGAGTTGAGTCGAAGCAGAAGAGAGCGCGAGGAAAATAGGGCTCGTGttctgattttttaaatttaagttcaacatcaattttttatgataaaccgatgttaaacaagtgatgttaacgttaacattgattttctggaagaaaaaaaaccgatgttaacttatcataCATTAACATCGTTTTTTCCGAAAACCAATATGAATGAgtacacattatttacaattatgtcatcgtgtttatgttaacatcggttttgtcaaaaatcgatgttaacctaGCGATGTattaaatctatattttctagtagtgcttGCCTCTATCTAGCTATGATCACGTAGtttcaaattaaaacttttgGTGTTGATTCCGCCACTTCAAAGGGCCTTTTGAACGAGCTATCAATCAGAGAACATGATGAAGAAAATTATGATGATATGTTAATTATCAGAATAAAACTTTCTTAGGGTCATTACTTACTGTGACTAGGAAAGCTAATTATTAcagtaatttatgaaaataaatcactatcAATATAGTTAGTAATCTCGAAACTAAAAGTACAATTAAGATACAATCAAACTTTTTCTCATTACAAGAACATTTCTTAACATTGAAAAGAAGGACAcagatgaaatttaaattttctttccaCCCACATACCATGTATATGTAACAGTTAATATCATTATCATTCTACGCGTACGGTTGGTAGGAGTTGAACTGTGCAAGTGTGCATTGTGCAACCAATTTCTGTGAGTGGAGATTTTCAGTCAAGAACTCCAATTTCTGTGAGGTGCTCTTCCAAAATGGTACTGAATTGATTCATTTGAATCTTTTGCAGTGCTAACCCAACTTCAATTCGACCTTCTTTGTCTCTACAGTCAGAAAGGGAGATTGTTCCTGAATTATCTACATGAACTACTTCACTCCTCTTGGGTTTTCCCCACCCAAAGTCAGTTTGATACACTTCAAGCTTTGGTGAGCCTGCAAGTATTGTCATATGCTTCCCCACCGTGGCGAATTCAGTAAAATTTGACATCAATGTTTGAGCCCCTTCAAAAGTTTCGTGTTGCAAATGTCTAACTTCACTTCCAATAGCAAGGGCTGCCTCCACAACACCATTTTCTCCAACAAGCTTGCCCCTCTTGACTTCAGCATTTCCACAAACCAAACAATTTCCAAAATATTCCAATGGAATTGAACATTCGGGACGATTACGACAATCTGCCATAAAGGCCAAGATGTAGGACTCATCATTATTGGGAAGTATTGTACCAACTTCAGCCTCTTCAGATTTCACCTTACAAACCCAAATCAAAGAACATGTTACCACAAATGTTGTTAAGTGTGGTATTTCTAGACCATGGCTTTTGCATTTAATAGTAACCCATTTCTTGAGTTTCTCAACATGGTCATGGCTCAAGACAAACGTATGACGCACGATGTCACTAGGAACATCACGTATTTCACCCTTGGACTCTACATTTTCCGGTAACAAATTCCACAATTCTTCTAAGAAAACGAGCTTAAGGCCTTTTGGGTCTTGAATGATGTCCCTATTGTGCAAGGGCAGAGCAAGGGAAGCCAAACCTAAGTCTCCTTTGGACTTACAAACAGAGGCCCAGAATTTCATGAAGTGATGAAAAGCTCTCCCATCCGCAGCCACATGTCTGAAAGTGATACATATGGTGAAGCCAAAATGGGATATAACAGTGACCTGAATGGCCATGAGAGGGATAAGAAAAGTTCCATCATGCAAGGTACGAGGAGGAGGCAACACGGGAACAAAAGGGTGCAAAAGTGTGACATGTTTCAGGGAATCAGAGACAAGGGTGGTGAAATCTGCTGAGGACTCTGCTACGGTGAAGGAGATGGAATCTGCTTGTGTGTGGAGGATGTGAGGGGGGTTTGGCTTTGGAGGGAAGACGAGGTTGGAAGAGAAAGGGAAGAAGTGTTGGAGAGTGAGGGAGAGAGAGTGCTTGAGAGATGGAAGGAGAGTTTGGAGGAAGTGTTGAGAAGAATAAGGGaagttgaagaagaaaatacGTTTGAGTGGAGGGCAACATAACCATGGAAGGTCGTAGAAAGTGAGAGGGATGGAGGTTGAAGGAACCGTACCTGGTGGAGGACCCACTTCACACTGTTCTATCACCTTCACTGTCACTGTGTCAGCCATGGATTATGTATGGAGTTCAACTTGGGTATGATTCCAGAGCTAGACAAGAACAAACACCACACGGCAATTATTGTATATtgatataagaaacaaataggGGAATAAATAAGAGGCAgcgtctattaaaaaaatatacatatgcatAAACTTCAACGATGCAGTTGAGTAATTCAATTTGCACTTGAacttcattatatttttaatgtttattttttgttttacctTATGACTTGCCTCCTTTTTAGCTATAGTTTTAACAGCTAAGttgccaataatttttttttagttaaagaacagataaattcaattttaacaaGGTCTCTTATTTACTCCCCTATTcctcaattttaaatatacactttaatgatattaataaattagatttatttttaaaaaaatatcataaaaggtAATTAActaagaatataattaatacgTGAATAgcatccttaaatgcttaataGGTAAGGGTTCATTGATCAGTTcagcaaaaaaaacaaaaaaaaaacaactgaaCTGGAAAACAGTTTATCCTAATTACTGAACTAGAAACAGTTTACTCAAGCTGAACTTAATTGCTTTTTTGGTTCAGAAACAATTTTCTCAAATTCAAACTGAACGGTACTTTAAATTGAACCGGACTATGTTCAAATTGAATTGAACTATTTCTATGGATtgatacacaaaaaaaatattttttttattagtaagaaTCGAAAACATAATCTGTATACGGCTTAACTGATTGAGctattcaaagttcaaacagtTTACATTTAGTATAAAAACAGTTTGGttcaattttatatgaaaaaaaaaaaggttcctTTTATAGTAGTTTGATTCTATTGATTCAATTCAGTTCTTTTCAACACCCGTCTGACAGAGACACGGTTGAAGACTCAAATGGGCTTAGGTCCATTTTCTTGGAGGAACTATGGAATTCACCACCAAGAACAATGGAACCCTCGTGCCCCATTTATGACGCTCCTTGCGACAGCGACATGGTGCGTCACAGAATTATTCTAAGTTGTGACCAAGTTGAACAGCTAAAGAAATGGGTTGGTATTAAATGTGAAAGCATTGGTCTCGAGGCATTACACTTGTCAACCTTTGTGGTGACATGTTCTTTGATTTGGGTATGTAAGGTAAAATCAAAAGACCTTGATAGTACTGATGTAACTGATCCCAAGGATGATGACTGTTACTGCTTGAATTTCCTAGCTGATTGTCGAAACCGTTCCGAGCTTTCAGTTCCATCCACGTACTTTGGAAATTGCTTAACTATTTGCCACGTGGAACTTCAGAGGGAAAAGTTGGTGGGAGAAAATGGTATTTTGGAGGCAGAGTGCTA from Glycine soja cultivar W05 chromosome 8, ASM419377v2, whole genome shotgun sequence includes:
- the LOC114422739 gene encoding coumaroyl-CoA:anthocyanidin 3-O-glucoside-6''-O-coumaroyltransferase 1-like, which gives rise to MADTVTVKVIEQCEVGPPPGTVPSTSIPLTFYDLPWLCCPPLKRIFFFNFPYSSQHFLQTLLPSLKHSLSLTLQHFFPFSSNLVFPPKPNPPHILHTQADSISFTVAESSADFTTLVSDSLKHVTLLHPFVPVLPPPRTLHDGTFLIPLMAIQVTVISHFGFTICITFRHVAADGRAFHHFMKFWASVCKSKGDLGLASLALPLHNRDIIQDPKGLKLVFLEELWNLLPENVESKGEIRDVPSDIVRHTFVLSHDHVEKLKKWVTIKCKSHGLEIPHLTTFVVTCSLIWVCKVKSEEAEVGTILPNNDESYILAFMADCRNRPECSIPLEYFGNCLVCGNAEVKRGKLVGENGVVEAALAIGSEVRHLQHETFEGAQTLMSNFTEFATVGKHMTILAGSPKLEVYQTDFGWGKPKRSEVVHVDNSGTISLSDCRDKEGRIEVGLALQKIQMNQFSTILEEHLTEIGVLD